The Brasilonema sennae CENA114 genome includes a region encoding these proteins:
- a CDS encoding glycosyltransferase family 39 protein, which translates to MRHIKLAPNWLRFLIVVVLVVGVFFRFFNIDGKVYGHDETYTSLRISGYTKTEIRQQIYNNRVVNKEAFAKFQRLNPEKNLGDTLKSLAIEDPHHPPLYYVIARLWAQIFGTSVTAIRSLSVIISLLVFPCVYWLCRELFNVPFSVPFLAIALTAISPIHLIYAQEAREYILWVVTILISNASLLRALRLESKPQVSDHRTVTWAVYTFALALSLYTSLLSGFVAVAHGIYVMTITGFRWTKTARLYTTASLLSFLAFTPWILVILTNLLQFHRGITETTGKLSPFTLIQSWLLKLSQMFFDFDFGLENPFSYSITYIFLILVGYSIYFVCRTTHPKIWLFIVLSMAVPALPLMLPDLFFGGTRTIAYEYLIPSYLGIQLAVAYFFAYQLYDGILALRRIWQIIFVVVIVCGVLSCAVSSQAETWLSKGVSSGNPQIAKIINQASRPLVISDSFGMLPGKVFSLSYLVEPKVQFLLMKDKNIPKIPNGYTEVFLLNPSSTLRQGIEKKYKSKLYKVYSQKYDSLWKVDKTSRNQKFN; encoded by the coding sequence AAACTTACACCTCATTGCGAATTTCTGGATATACAAAGACAGAAATCAGACAGCAAATTTATAATAATCGTGTTGTTAATAAAGAAGCTTTTGCTAAGTTCCAGCGTCTTAATCCTGAAAAAAATTTAGGTGATACACTGAAATCTTTAGCGATTGAAGACCCTCACCATCCTCCGCTTTATTATGTCATAGCACGATTGTGGGCACAAATCTTTGGCACTTCGGTGACAGCCATCAGAAGTTTGTCTGTCATTATTAGTTTGTTGGTATTTCCTTGTGTTTATTGGCTGTGTCGAGAATTATTTAACGTACCTTTTTCAGTACCTTTTTTGGCGATCGCACTCACAGCAATCTCCCCAATTCATCTCATCTACGCTCAAGAAGCACGAGAATATATTCTTTGGGTTGTCACAATATTAATCTCTAACGCTTCTTTGCTAAGAGCTTTACGATTAGAATCAAAACCACAAGTAAGCGATCATCGCACTGTCACATGGGCAGTTTACACGTTTGCTTTAGCGCTCAGTCTTTATACATCTTTGCTCAGTGGATTTGTTGCGGTTGCTCATGGAATTTATGTCATGACAATCACAGGATTTCGCTGGACTAAAACAGCCAGACTTTATACAACAGCATCACTTTTGAGCTTTTTAGCTTTTACGCCTTGGATTTTAGTTATTCTAACCAACCTGTTGCAATTTCATCGTGGAATAACAGAAACAACAGGTAAATTGTCACCATTTACTTTAATTCAATCTTGGCTACTCAAGCTAAGTCAGATGTTTTTTGATTTCGACTTTGGCTTAGAAAATCCTTTCAGCTATTCCATAACCTATATTTTTTTGATTTTAGTTGGATATTCAATTTATTTTGTTTGTCGTACAACTCACCCAAAAATTTGGTTATTCATCGTGTTATCGATGGCTGTACCAGCACTACCTTTGATGCTTCCAGATTTATTTTTTGGAGGAACGCGGACAATAGCATATGAGTATTTAATTCCTTCTTATTTGGGAATTCAACTAGCAGTTGCTTACTTCTTTGCTTATCAGCTCTATGATGGGATTCTCGCACTCCGGAGAATTTGGCAAATAATATTTGTAGTAGTTATTGTCTGTGGTGTGCTTTCTTGTGCTGTCAGTTCTCAAGCAGAAACTTGGTTGAGTAAGGGTGTTAGTTCTGGGAATCCACAAATCGCCAAAATCATCAATCAGGCTTCTCGTCCGCTTGTGATCAGTGATTCTTTTGGAATGCTTCCTGGAAAGGTCTTTTCTCTGAGTTATCTTGTAGAACCAAAAGTACAATTTCTGTTGATGAAGGACAAAAATATTCCTAAAATTCCCAATGGTTATACTGAGGTATTTTTACTGAATCCTTCAAGCACTTTGCGTCAAGGAATCGAAAAAAAATATAAGTCTAAACTATATAAAGTTTATAGTCAAAAATATGACTCACTATGGAAAGTAGATAAAACTTCAAGGAATCAAAAATTTAATTAA